A stretch of the Halorussus salinus genome encodes the following:
- a CDS encoding class I SAM-dependent methyltransferase — translation MSRDATAAAQQFYGRWADFYDLLARSTPGLGNLRARAADALALDPGDTVVEMGCGTGANFPHLRERVGPTGRVVGVDFTQGMLARARERVEREEWPNVHCVRADATEVEFREPPDALLATFVVGMLADPAAEVERWADLLAPGGRLALLDAAQTTRWFGWPVNQAFRGLVVASSPTGMDAYDEPPWTMLDDRVAAARRALRARAIETTHSERALGVVRITGGRVA, via the coding sequence ATGTCACGCGACGCGACCGCCGCGGCACAGCAGTTCTACGGCCGGTGGGCCGACTTCTACGACCTCCTCGCGCGTTCGACGCCCGGTCTCGGGAACCTGCGAGCGCGTGCAGCCGACGCGCTCGCGCTCGACCCCGGCGACACCGTGGTCGAGATGGGGTGTGGCACGGGCGCGAACTTCCCGCACCTCCGCGAGCGCGTCGGTCCGACCGGTCGGGTCGTCGGCGTGGACTTCACGCAGGGGATGCTCGCCCGCGCCCGCGAGCGCGTCGAGCGCGAGGAGTGGCCCAACGTCCACTGCGTCCGCGCGGACGCCACCGAAGTCGAGTTCCGCGAGCCACCGGACGCCCTCCTCGCGACGTTCGTCGTCGGGATGCTCGCCGACCCCGCCGCCGAGGTCGAGCGGTGGGCCGACCTCCTCGCGCCCGGCGGGCGACTCGCGCTACTGGACGCCGCGCAGACGACGCGGTGGTTCGGCTGGCCGGTGAATCAGGCGTTCCGCGGCCTCGTCGTCGCCTCGTCGCCGACCGGGATGGACGCCTACGACGAACCGCCGTGGACGATGTTAGACGACCGCGTGGCGGCGGCTCGGCGGGCGCTCAGAGCGCGCGCCATCGAGACGACCCACAGCGAACGCGCACTGGGCGTGGTTCGGATTACGGGCGGACGCGTAGCTTGA